One window of the Desulfolucanica intricata genome contains the following:
- the istB gene encoding IS21-like element helper ATPase IstB, with protein sequence MEAMIEHYCKKLKIGKVFYKDYKQIKADTHEAFLLELLKREFENREVVRKNRLLRTANFDVVKTFEKYDFGHIQVPPTITIEDITTVKFLSKKENLILYGPVGTGKSHCATAIGVEACSQGMRVRFFRTAALVNQLTDAKAQGELRRFMKQLEKTDLLICDEWGFIPFEKEGAQLLFQVISECYEKRSVIITTNLEFSRWNGIFYDEIMTAAIIDRLIHHSHLLMFTGPSHRLMNSPVNS encoded by the coding sequence ATGGAAGCAATGATTGAGCATTACTGCAAGAAACTTAAAATTGGCAAAGTGTTCTACAAGGATTATAAGCAGATTAAGGCCGACACCCATGAAGCATTTTTACTGGAACTTTTAAAGCGTGAGTTTGAAAACCGGGAGGTAGTCCGTAAGAACAGGTTACTGCGAACAGCTAATTTCGATGTCGTAAAGACTTTTGAAAAGTATGATTTTGGCCATATCCAGGTTCCACCAACTATTACGATTGAGGATATCACTACTGTCAAATTCTTAAGCAAAAAAGAGAACTTAATTTTATATGGTCCTGTGGGTACTGGCAAAAGCCACTGTGCAACGGCAATTGGCGTGGAAGCTTGTAGCCAGGGCATGAGAGTACGATTCTTCCGGACGGCAGCGCTGGTTAACCAGCTTACTGATGCTAAAGCACAGGGTGAGCTGCGTCGGTTTATGAAACAGTTAGAGAAAACTGACCTTTTGATCTGTGACGAATGGGGCTTTATCCCCTTTGAGAAGGAAGGTGCCCAGCTGCTATTCCAGGTAATCTCGGAGTGCTATGAAAAACGCAGCGTGATAATTACCACGAACCTTGAATTTAGCCGCTGGAACGGCATCTTTTACGACGAAATAATGACTGCGGCAATTATAGACCGACTGATCCACCACAGTCATTTGCTGATGTTCACCGGCCCAAGTCACCGGCTGATGAACTCGCCCGTAAATTCTTGA